In Methanofastidiosum sp., one DNA window encodes the following:
- a CDS encoding acetate--CoA ligase family protein, protein MIYIESVKRILEFVRSEGRTSLMEHEAKEIMKAYGIKVPKEGIATSEEEVLKIARQVEYPVVLKVASPDIQHKTDAGAVILNLSKAEDILEGYRRVLENSKKFDPTADIRGVIVQHMMPKQREVIIGVSRDNQFGHVLMFGLGGIFVEVLKDVSFRIVPIEQEDAYEMISEIKSHQMLCGVRGEKPSDIDALVEIILKVSKFVSDFPEVKELDLNPVFVCEKGAVAVDALIVID, encoded by the coding sequence GTGATATACATAGAGAGCGTAAAGAGAATATTGGAGTTTGTAAGGTCTGAAGGTAGAACTTCATTGATGGAACATGAAGCTAAGGAAATTATGAAAGCTTATGGTATTAAAGTGCCAAAAGAAGGAATTGCAACATCTGAAGAAGAAGTACTTAAAATTGCTAGGCAAGTTGAGTATCCTGTAGTATTAAAGGTTGCATCTCCTGATATCCAACATAAAACTGATGCGGGTGCTGTAATTCTTAATCTATCAAAAGCAGAAGATATTTTAGAAGGCTATAGACGAGTACTTGAAAACTCAAAAAAGTTTGACCCTACTGCAGATATACGTGGAGTAATAGTCCAGCATATGATGCCAAAACAAAGGGAAGTTATCATAGGAGTTTCCAGGGACAATCAATTTGGCCATGTACTTATGTTTGGTCTAGGAGGAATCTTTGTTGAGGTATTAAAAGATGTTTCCTTTAGAATTGTCCCGATAGAACAAGAAGATGCCTACGAAATGATTTCTGAAATTAAATCCCACCAAATGCTTTGTGGAGTCAGAGGTGAGAAACCTTCTGATATAGATGCACTTGTAGAGATAATACTTAAAGTATCTAAGTTTGTATCTGATTTCCCTGAAGTAAAAGAACTTGATTTAAATCCAGTTTTTGTGTGTGAAAAAGGTGCAGTCGCTGTAGATGCCTTGATTGTAATAGATTAA